AACTTGGGCATCAGCTTTACCTCTAGCACTATTGACAGCAGCCTCGCGATCGCCTTCGGAAGTTAAAATTGCTGCCCGTCTGCGGCGTTCCGCTGACATTTGCAATTCCATCGATTCCCGTACTGCCTGAGAAGGTATAATGTCTCGTAGTTCTACCCGTGTGACTTTTACCCCCCAAGGATCGGTGGCAACGTCCAAATCCCTTAACAAAAGTTCATTGATTTGAGAACGGGCAGTAAAAGTTTGATCTAACTCTAGTTGTCCCATTTCCGAGCGAATTTGAGTAAGTACCAAATTCACCATTGCCGACTGGAGATTTTCCACCTTGTACCAGGCTTTTTCCATATCCACAATACGCCAATAAACCACCGCATCCACTTCTATGCCAACATTGTCGCGGGTGATGCATTTTTGGGGAGGAATATCTAAAACTTTTTCCCGGATAGTTTCTTGGTAAACGATTTTATCTAGGAAAGGAAAAACAAAATTAAGTCCTGGTTCCAGTTTTTTGTTATAACTTCCCAATCTTTCCACCAAAGCTTCATTACCTTGATTGACGACTTTAACAGAGCCAGCCACAGCACCACCACCAAGGGCTAAAAACATTAGTAAAAATAAATTTCCCATTGTAATCTCCTATTTTTTGAGTATTAAATGTCACTTTTTTAAACCAGATAGGGGAGATGAGGGGGATGGAGAGGATGGGGAGATAGGGGGATGAGGGAGATGAGGGAGAAATAACTCCTAACTCCTAACTCCTAACTCCTAACTCATAACTCCTACCTAAGAATGCAACAAATTTTCTGGCATCACAATCAAGGTAGTGCCTTCTCTTCTGACTACATACACTCTTTGATCGGGTGCTATGCTGAGTTTGTCATCGTCACATTTCGCCCGCCAAGAATTTCCCTCATATAGCACGCGTCCGGCTTGCCCGGCCGGAATTTCTGTTAAAGTTTCAGCAATCACAGCATCCTGAATTTTTGATTTGCGTCGTCGTGGTTGCAAAAACCGCCGCGACAGCACAAATAACACAGTGGAAAGTAATAGCCAAAGCGTAACTTGTAGCCATATACTTAAACCCACTAAAGACAACAACGCCACTACCAAGGCGCTGATTCCCATAATGAAGGCAACAAAAGCTGATGGTAAGAAAAGTTCCATTAAACACAGAACCCCTCCCGCCAACAGCCAGATTAATGTAGAACTTGGCATAGCGCCATCCTAGACACTACATGTGGACTGGGGAACTCGGGGCCCCCACGACCGGAGGGAGTGGGGATTAGGGGCAATGGGGACTGGGGAGATGAGGGAGATGAGGGAGATGGGGGAGAAATAACTAATGCCCAATTACCAATCCCCTATTCCCAATTCCCCATGCCCCAATGCCCAATGCCCAATTTTTTTAATTTTGATTAATTTCAGTAACAAGTTGTAGTCAGGGGTACACAAGTACAGTCTATTCTAGCCTTCAAGTTGTTGACACCAAAATTTAATCGAAATTTACGAGTTGATTTATTCTTTAAATTTATACTTTTATGATTTCTACACAGCCGATAATTTATTGCATAAATCCAGACTGCGATCGCCCCATCAATACTATAGGCGATCGCTTTTGTGCAAGTTGTCAAACGCCTTTAATTTACCGCTATCTCTGGGCTAGTGGCTCATTGGCAGCGAAAATCCCACCAGGTACAAAAGTTGCAAATAGATATGAGGTAATTACGCAGCAAATTTGGCTAGATACTCAACCGGCACTGCCACCAAACGCACCAGAAGAGTTACCAAAAGTAGTTATTCCATATCTAAAGCTATATCAAGAGCATTGGCATCTTCCCCAAGCATATGGATTTGCTCGCTTTTCTATGGAAGATGCAAACGATAGTGATATCCTCTTACTAGAAAATGTTCCTATAGACGAAACAGGAAATCTCTACCCAACAATTGCTGACTTCTGGGAACAAGCAACGGCAATACGACAAGTTTATTGGCTGTGGCAAATTCTGCAACTTTGGCAACCATTATTAGAATTGGGAGTTGCTCACAGTTTGCTATTGTCAGATAACTTGCGAGTACAAGGTTGGTGTGTGCGACTGTTGGAACTTCACGAAACACAAACCATCCAAAAACTGAGTTTACAAGATTTAGGTCAATCTTGGCAGCCTTGGGTAGCATCTGCAAAAAGCCAAGAGTTAAAAAATATAGTTCAGCAGATGTGTAGTACCGAGGTAGAGTTAGAGACTATTGCCACTCAACTCAATGCCTTATTACTTTTATCGGCGGCACAATTGCCTTTAAGCTTAAAAGTGGCAGGGGCAACAGATACAGGCCCAGAACTGACACAAAATGAAGATACTTGCTATCCACTTGCTTCTAGTGAAGATGACTTATTACTAAAGCATTTGTCGATTGTTTGTGATGGCATTGGCGGACACCAAGGTGGTGAAGTTGCCAGTCAATTAGCGGTGCAGTCTTTGAAATTGCAAGTTCGTGCTTTATTAGCAGAGGTGGAAGAACAGACAGAACTTGTACCACCAAAGTTATTGCAAGAACAACTAGAAGCAAGTTTACGGGTGGTGAATAATGTAATTTGCTCTCGCAATGATGAACAAAAACGCCAAGGCAGAGAACGCATGGCTACAACCCTCGTCATGGCGGTGCAAATTCCCCAACGAATACAAACCACTTCTGGATGGCAATCAAAAAATGCCCACGAACTTTATTTAGCAAGTGTCGGTGATAGCCGTGCTTACTGGATAACTTGTGACTACTGTCAGCTATTGACAGTTGATGATGTTGTGGCAACACGCGAAGTCCGCCATGCCCGGAGTTTGTATCGTAAAGCACTCACTAGACCAGATGCAACTGCCCTCACCCAAGCATTAGGGACAAAAGATGCTGAATTTCTGCGTCTTGTGATGAAGCGATTGATTCTAGAAGAAGATGGAGTATTGCTACTGTGTTCTGATGGTTTAAGTGATAATAATTGGGTGGAACAATCCTGGCAAGATTACGCAATACCAGTGTTAACAGGAAAACTTTCAGTTGAAGATGCTGTGCATGATTGGATTAATTTAGCAAACCAAAAAAACGGTCATGATAATACATCCGTTGTTCTGACTCTTTGTCGTGTTTCTCCAGCAGACTTAGTGCAGGCGACTCCCCCGCAGTTACCAGTTGAAATTTCAAAAGTAGAAGAACCACAAGAACAACTAGAAATAGAACAAATACAAGAAGAACAACTAGAAATAGAAGAACTACAAATAGAAGAAGATTCTTTGACAGAAAGTTCTCAAGCGCTGCTAGATTTGGAATTGACACAGGAACCAACGCCAACACCAACACCAGTTAAAAAACCTAGTCGGGGTAAGCCTTTATTACTGCTTGGAGGATTATTAATTTTGCTGGTGGGAGGTACTAGTTTGGGATTATTTGCTTGGTGGCAACTTAATCCTCAAACATTCCAACAAATGTGTAGGCAACTTCCCCAAAGAGTACAGCAATTTTGTCCCCCAGGAAAGTAGAGAAGCAGTTTGAAGCTTTTTAAGACTTATATCAAGTCCGGTTAATTAGTTATGATTCCCACAGTCATTGCACCCCACCCCTAACCCCTCCCCGTGAACGGGGAGGGGAAAGAAAGCGATTATAAATCGCGTCTACACAGACGAAACCCACGGAGGTGGGTTTGAAATTGCTGATTTTGTATTAGTCCGCGCAGGCGGACGCGCGTTTGTGTAGTAGCGAATTCTATTCGCCCAAAATTTTTAAAACATCCTCTTAATCAGTAATCACGCGGACTGTAGCGAGTCCTTGAAGGTTGGTCAAATCCGAGTCTTTTTTCAAAGTAAAATAAAATGAATATTTCTAAACGAATAGCAAGGCACGAAAGATGATCTGGAATTAAATTGATTACAGTAGAGTTTACGCACGCCACAAAAATCGTAACTTTTACTAGATCAACATGACACACGACCCCAGTCTTTCATATTCTGCTTGTCTGATCTTATCTGCATACTCAAGTCAGGTAGCAAATAGTTCTGAAACTAAATATTTCCTATCCTCCACAGAAGAAGTACTGATAGGACGTGAGGTTACATGTCAAATCGCTGTCAATTCAGAACAATATCCTACTGTTTCTCGGCATCATGCAAAAATTCAATCTTTTGAAGATGGTTCACGAATGTCATGGCACATCTACGATTTGAATGCAGCTAATGGAACTTACGTGAATGGTAAGCGGTTGCAGGGGTACCAGATTTTGCAGCCAGGCGATCGCGTTATGCTTGGCAAAGATGGCCCAGAATTTCTCTTTGAATGTCAAGTGGTTTCAGAACCATTATTAACTACTTCTGAGCCGAATCCTGCTGAGGTGATGACATCTGAGTCTAGGGATGATCTATCAGTATTGGAATTAACACCCATAGATACAAGCATCATACCCCAGATTTCCTCCCACCCAATCAACATCACAACTCAACCAGTGATAACTGTACCCGATGTTACCACTCAGAGTTCTCCACGAAGTCTATGGGATTTGGTCACTGACGAGAGAATAATAGTCTTGTCGGGACACACTGATCTAATCCGAGGAGTTGCATTCAGTCCAGATGG
Above is a window of Nostoc sp. UHCC 0702 DNA encoding:
- a CDS encoding protein phosphatase 2C domain-containing protein, which codes for MISTQPIIYCINPDCDRPINTIGDRFCASCQTPLIYRYLWASGSLAAKIPPGTKVANRYEVITQQIWLDTQPALPPNAPEELPKVVIPYLKLYQEHWHLPQAYGFARFSMEDANDSDILLLENVPIDETGNLYPTIADFWEQATAIRQVYWLWQILQLWQPLLELGVAHSLLLSDNLRVQGWCVRLLELHETQTIQKLSLQDLGQSWQPWVASAKSQELKNIVQQMCSTEVELETIATQLNALLLLSAAQLPLSLKVAGATDTGPELTQNEDTCYPLASSEDDLLLKHLSIVCDGIGGHQGGEVASQLAVQSLKLQVRALLAEVEEQTELVPPKLLQEQLEASLRVVNNVICSRNDEQKRQGRERMATTLVMAVQIPQRIQTTSGWQSKNAHELYLASVGDSRAYWITCDYCQLLTVDDVVATREVRHARSLYRKALTRPDATALTQALGTKDAEFLRLVMKRLILEEDGVLLLCSDGLSDNNWVEQSWQDYAIPVLTGKLSVEDAVHDWINLANQKNGHDNTSVVLTLCRVSPADLVQATPPQLPVEISKVEEPQEQLEIEQIQEEQLEIEELQIEEDSLTESSQALLDLELTQEPTPTPTPVKKPSRGKPLLLLGGLLILLVGGTSLGLFAWWQLNPQTFQQMCRQLPQRVQQFCPPGK
- a CDS encoding NfeD family protein; its protein translation is MPSSTLIWLLAGGVLCLMELFLPSAFVAFIMGISALVVALLSLVGLSIWLQVTLWLLLSTVLFVLSRRFLQPRRRKSKIQDAVIAETLTEIPAGQAGRVLYEGNSWRAKCDDDKLSIAPDQRVYVVRREGTTLIVMPENLLHS
- a CDS encoding SPFH/Band 7/PHB domain protein, with product MGNLFLLMFLALGGGAVAGSVKVVNQGNEALVERLGSYNKKLEPGLNFVFPFLDKIVYQETIREKVLDIPPQKCITRDNVGIEVDAVVYWRIVDMEKAWYKVENLQSAMVNLVLTQIRSEMGQLELDQTFTARSQINELLLRDLDVATDPWGVKVTRVELRDIIPSQAVRESMELQMSAERRRRAAILTSEGDREAAVNSARGKADAQVLEAEARQKAVILQAEAEQKAIVLKAQAERQQQVLKAQAIAESAEIIAQKINTIPSAHQAVEVLFALGYLDMGATIGKSDSSKVMFMDPRSIPATFEGIRSIVSDSQADPNQLFSGQIPGVNNNRAS